From a single Cygnus atratus isolate AKBS03 ecotype Queensland, Australia chromosome 10, CAtr_DNAZoo_HiC_assembly, whole genome shotgun sequence genomic region:
- the QRICH1 gene encoding transcriptional regulator QRICH1 yields MNNSLENTISFEEYIRVKARTIPQHRMKEFLDSLASKGPEALQEFQQTATTTMVYQQGGNCIYTDSTEVAGSLLELACPVTTSVQQQTQQEQQIQVQQPQQVQVQVQVQQSPQQVSAQQLSPQLTVHQASEQPIQVQVQIQGQGQQQASQTIQSQSLQSPSPSQLQAAQIQVQHMQTAQQIQAAEIQEEHIQHQQIQAQLVAGQAITGGQQIQIQTVGALSPPPSQQGSPREGERRISTASVLQPVKKRKVDMPITVSYAISGQPVATVLAIPQGQQQSYVSLRPDLLTVDSAHLYSATGTITSPTGETWTIPVYSAQPRGDLQQQNITHIAIPQEAYNAVHVSGSPTTLATVKLEDDKDKMVGSTSVVKNSHEEVVQTLANSLFPAQFMNGNIHIPVAVQAVAGTYQNTAQTVHIWDPQQQQQQPTPQEQGQQQQQLQVTCSAQTVQVAEVEPQPQPQTSPELLLPNSLKPEEGLEVWKSWAQTKNAELEKEAQNRLAPIGRRQLLRFQEDLISSAVAELNYGLCLMTREARNGDGEPYDPDVLYYIFLCIQKYLFENGRVDDIFSDLYYIRFTEWLHEVLKDVQPRVSPLGYVLSSHVTEEMLWECKQLGAHSPSTLLTTLMFFNTKYFLLKTVDQHMKLAFSKVLRQTKKNPSNPKDKSTSIRYLKAFGVHQTGQKVTDDMYAEQTENPENPLRCPIKLYDFYLFKCPQSVKGRNDTFYLTPEPVVAPNSPIWYSIQPISREQMEQMLTRILVIREIQEALAVANASTMH; encoded by the exons ATGAATAATTCTCTGGAGAACACCATTTCCTTTGAAGAATACATCCGCGTGAAGGCGCGAACGATCCCCCAGCACAGGATGAAGGAGTTTCTGGACTCCCTTGCTTCCAAGGGGCCGGAAGCCCTGCAGGAGTTTCAGCAGaccgccaccaccaccatggTGTATCAGCAGGGTGGCAACTGCATTTACACGGACAGCACAGAGGTGGCTGGGTCTTTGCTCGAACTCGCTTGCCCTGTGACAACCAGTGTCCAGCAGCAAACTCAGCAAGAGCAGCAGATACAGGTTCAGCAACCCCAGCAAGTCCAG GTCCAGGTCCAGGTGCAGCAGTCACCGCAGCAGGTCTCCGCCCAGCAGCTCTCTCCGCAGCTCACTGTCCACCAAGCTTCGGAGCAGCCGATACAGGTCCAGGTGCAGATccaagggcaggggcagcagcaggcgtCCCAGACAATACAGAGCCAGTCTCTTCAGAGCCCCAGCCCGTCTCAGCTGCAGGCGGCTCAGATCCAAGTGCAGCACATGCAGACTGCCCAGCAGATCCAGGCTGCCGAGATCCAGGAGGAGCACATACAGCACCAGCAGATCCAGGCCCAGCTCGTGGCCGGACAGGCCATTACTGGTGGCCAGCAGATCCAGATCCAGACGGTCGGGGCGctctcacctcctccttctcaGCAAGGCTCTCCGCGAGAGGGAGAGCGGCGGATCAGCACGGCCAGCGTCCTTCAGCCGGTGAAGAAACGCAAAGTGGATATGCCTATTACTGTATCGTATGCTATTTCAGGGCAGCCAGTTGCCACAGTGCTGGCCATTCCTCAGGGCCAGCAACAAAGTTACGTCTCGTTACGGCCAGACTTATTAACGGTGGACAGTGCCCACCTGTACAGTGCCACTGGGACCATTACTAGCCCCACTGGAGAGACTTGGACCATCCCCGTTTATTCTGCTCAGCCGCGTGGTGACCTTCAGCAGCAAAACATCACCCACATCGCCATCCCGCAGGAGGCCTACAACGCTGTCCACGTCAGCGGCTCGCCGACGACCCTGGCTACCGTGAAGCTGGAAGACGACAAGGATAAGATGGTGGGAAGTACTTCAGTAGTGAAGAACTCTCACGAGGAAGTGGTGCAGACTCTTGCTAATTCGCTCTTTCCAGCGCAGTTTATGAATGGCAACATCCACATTCCAGTGGCAGTGCAGGCTGTGGCAGGGACGTACCAGAACACAGCACAGACAGTGCACATATGGGACccccagcagcaacagcagcagcccacaccgcaggagcaggggcagcagcagcagcagctacaagTCACTTGCTCA GCTCAAACCGTTCAGGTTGCTGAAGTTGAACCACAGCCGCAGCCACAGACTTCACCTGAACTTCTACTTCCAAACTCTCTGAAGCCAGAAGAAGGGCTTGAAGTGTGGAAAAGCTGGGCACAGACCAAGaatgcagagctggaaaaagaagcCCAAAATAGGCTAGCACCTATTGGAA ggcGTCAGCTGCTGAGGTTCCAGGAAGATCTCATCTCTTCAGCTGTGGCTGAGCTGAATTATGGTCTATGCTTAATGACACGAGAAGCTCGGAATGGTGATGGTGAACCCTATGATCCAGATGTGCTCTATTATATCTTCCTGTGTATTCAGAAG TATCTCTTTGAAAATGGTCGAGTAGATGACATCTTCTCAGATCTCTACTATATTCGGTTCACTGAATGGCTGCATGAAGTTCTCAAGGACGTACAACCTCGTGTTTCCCCTCTTG GTTACGTCCTCTCCAGTCACGTAACAGAAGAGATGCTGTGGGAGTGTAAGCAGCTGGGAGCTCACTCCCCTTCCACCTTGCTCACTACACTGATGTTTTTCAATACAAA ATACTTCCTGTTGAAAACAGTAGACCAGCACATGAAGCTGGCCTTCTCCAAGGTGTTGAGGCAGACTAAGAAGAACCCTTCTAATCCCAAGGACAAAAGCACGAGTATCCGCTATCTGAAGGCTTTTGGCGTACACCAGACGGGCCAGAAAG TTACAGATGACATGTATGCGGAGCAGACTGAGAATCCAGAGAACCCCCTGAGGTGTCCGATAAAGCTGTATGACTTCTACCTCTTCAAATG CCCCCAGAGTGTGAAAGGCCGGAATGACACGTTTTACTTGACTCCGGAGCCAGTGGTGGCCCCCAACAGCCCGATCTGGTATTCCATCCAGCCGATCAGCAGAGAGCAGATGGAGCAGATGCTCACCCGGATCCTGGTGATACGAGAGATTCAGGAAGCTCTTGCCGTGGCTAATGCCAGCACCATGCACTAA